The nucleotide sequence CGTCGCCTCGTCGAGCGCCGGGCCACCGGCCCGCGGGTCCTCGACCCGGTCGGTCAGCCCGGCCTCGGCGCTGAGCGCCGCGCGCAGCACGTCCGCCTCGGTGCCGGTCACCGAGCGGGCGAAGCGCACCAACGCGGCGTCCCGGCTGCCACCGAGGTCGAGAGCGTCGAGCATGAGCTGGGCGATGTGCGCCTCGCGGGTGGCGGCCGGCCGGTAACGCCAGGCCCGCCCCTCCCGCTCGCGCTGCACCATGCCCTTGCCGGCGAGCCGGTCGAGCACGGTCATCACCGTCGTGTAGGCCAGCTCGCGCCCGTCCAGGGCGTCGGCGACCTCGCGTACGGTCACGCCGTCCGACGTGGCGGGGACCGAGTCCCACAGCACGTCCATCACCGCACGTTCCAGATCACCGAGCCGAGTCACCCCGTAATCCTACCTCGCGTAGTAGGTGACCCCGCAGGCCGGCAGGGGGCTACCCGACCGCCCAGTCGGCCAGGCCCCGGAGCAGGAGGAGAACCAGCAGCGGAGCCCCGATCACCCAGGCGAACACCGCCGTGGTGAACAGCGCTCCGCTGATGCGGCGGCGCGGCTCGGTGGCCCGGTCGGTGCCGGCCGCCGCCGCCCGGCGGCGGGCCGAGGGCGGGCGGAAGTCGAGCGGGTCCGCGCGGCGGGTCGGCCGGACGAACAGCCCGCCGGCGCAGGCGAGCACCGCCACCGACAGCAGCACGCAGGCGAGCCAGGCGGGATACAGGCCGGACGGGTCGCGCCGGCCGCCGCCGACCTGGGCCGGGGCGAGCGGGGCGACCGCCCAGGCCGCCGCGGCGACCAGCACCCCGTACCCCAGGAGCAGCCCGGTCGTGGCCCACGCCCGCCGGACCGGCAGCCCGGCCGCGGCGGCCGGCGGCGTGTGCACGAGCGTGCCGATCGGCACCGCGAGCAGGAAGAACAGGATCTGGGCGTAGCCGTGCGGGTGCCAGTGCCGCTGCGCCGCCCGGGCTCCGGCGGCGGCACCGGACAGGTCGACGAGCCAGAGCGTGCCGGCGGCGGCGACACCGAGGGCCAGCAGGCTCAGCACGACGCGCGTCGCCCGGCTCTCGACGGCCGGAAAGGGGTTGATCACGCCCAGCAGGGTAGGGCAGGCCCGCACCGGAAAGAGTGGCCGTCCGCTCGGCGGAGGCCACTCTTCCCGTTCGGTACGGGGTCAGACGCCCTTGGGGTGCCAGACCGTCTTGGTCTCCAGGAGCGTGGTCATCCGGGTGACGCCCGGGTCGGCGTACCAGTCGTTGTCGGCCGGGGCCGGCCGGAGCACCCGCTTCAGGTTCTCCGCGGCCTTGACCTCCAGCTCCGCCGCCAGCTCGGCGTCGGCGACCCCGGTCAGGTCGATGGCGTTGACGTCCATGTGCGCCGCCAGCGTCGGCACGGTCTCGGACAGCCGGCCGGTGAGGATGTTGACCACTCCGCCCGGCAGGTCGGAGGTGGCCAGCACCTCGGCCAGGGTCACGGCCGCCAGCGGCGCCGACGGGGAGGCCGCCACCACCACGGTGTTCCCGGTCACGATCGCCGGGGCGATCACGCTGACCAGGCCGAGCAGCGCCGGGGACTCGGGGGCCACCACGGCCACCAGGCCGGTCGGCTCGGGCGCGGAGAGGTTGAAGTACGGCCCGGCCACCGGGTTCGCACCGCCGTAGACCTGGGGGAGCTTGTCGGACCAGCCCGCGTACCAGACCCAGCGGTCGATGGCCGCGTCCACCTCGTCGGCGGACGCGCCCAGGGCGACGAACTGGTCCCGCCGGCCCTCCAGCATCTCGGCGACCCGGTAGAGGATCTGACCGCGGTTGTACGCGGTCGCCCCGGCCCAGCCCTTCACGGCGGCCCGGGCGGCGACGACGGCGTCCCGCGCGTCCTTGCGCGAGGCCAGCGACACGTTGGAGTCCTGCACGAGATACGACCGTCCCGACTCGCTGCGCGGGAACTTCCCGCCGATGAAGAGCTTGTACGTCTTGCGTACCGCGACCCGCTCAGACATTGAGGTACGCCTCCAGCCCGTGCCGGCCGCCCTCGCGACCGTAGCCCGACTCCTTGTAGCCGCCGAACGGCGAGGTGGGGTCGAACTTGTTGAACGTGTTGGCCCAGACCACGCCGGCGCGCAGCCGGTCGGCCATCCACAGGATCCGGGAGCCCTTGTCGGTCCAGATCCCGGCCGACAGCCCGTACGGCGTGTTGTTGGCCTTCTCCACGGCCTCGGCCGGGGTGCGGAAGGTCAGCACGGACAGCACCGGGCCGAAGATCTCCTCGCGGGCGATCCGGTGCGCCTGGGTGACACCGGTGAAGATGGTCGGCGCGAACCAGAAGCCGCGGTCCGGCAGCTCACACGGCGGCGACCAGCGCTCGGCGCCCTCGGCCGAGCCGGCCTCGGACAGCTCCCGGATCCGGGCGAGCTGCGCGGCCGAGTTGATCGCGCCGATATCGGTGTTCTTGTCCAGCGGGTCGCCGACCCGGAGCTGCGCCATCCGCCGCTTGAGCGACTCCAGCACCCGGTCGGCGACCGACTCCTGGATCAGCAGCCGGGAGCCGGCGCAGCAGACGTGCCCCTGGTTGAAGAAGATGCCGTTGACGATGCCCTCGACGGCCTGGTCGACGGGCGCGTCGTCGAAGACGATGTTGGCGGCCTTGCCGCCCAGCTCCAGGGTCAGCTTCTTGCGGGTGCCGGCGACCGCCCGGGCGATGGCCTTGCCGACCTCGGTGGAGCCGGTGAAGGCGACCTTGTCCACGCCCGGGTGCTCGACCAGGGCCCGGCCGGTCTCGCCGGCGCCCGTGACGATGTTGACGACGCCGGCCGGCAGGTCGGCCTGCTGGCAGATCTCGGCGAAGAGCAGCGCGGTCAGCGGGGTGGTCTCGGCCGGCTTGAGCACCACGGTGTTGCCGGCCGCGAGCGCCGGGGCGATCTTCCAGGCCAGCATGAGCAGCGGGAAGTTCCACGGGATGACCTGCGCCGCAACCCCAAGGGGTTGCGGGTTCGCGCCGAAGCCGGCGTGCTCCAGCTTGTCGGCCCAGCCGGCGTAGTAGAAGAAGTGCGCGGCGACGAGCGGCACGTCGACGTCGCGGGACTCCTTGATCGGCTTGCCGTTGTCCAGCGACTCCAGCACGGCCAGCTCGCGGGAGCGTTCCTGGATGATCCGCGCGATCCGGTACAGGTACTTGGCCCGGTCCCGGCCCGGCATCGGACCCCAGACCTTCTCGTACGCCGCGCGGGCGGCGCGGACCGCCCGGTCCACGTCCTGGCTGCCGGCCTCGGCGATCTCGGCCAGCACCTCCTCGGAGGCCGGGTTGATCGACTTGAAGCTGCCGCCGTCGGTCGGGTCGACGAACTTGCCGTCGACGAAGAGCCCGTACGAGGGCTTGATGTCCACCACCGAGCGCGACTCGGGGGCGGGTGCGTATTCGAACATCGCGCTCAGTCCAGGGTGAAGTAGTCGGGGCCGGCGTAGACGCCGGTCGTCAGCTTGGTGCGCTGCATGAGCAGGTCGTTGAGGAGGCTGGACGCGCCGAACCGGAACCAGTCCGGGTCCAGCCAGTCGGCGCCGACGGTCTCGTTGACCATGACCAGGTACTTGATGGCGTCCTTGGTGGTCTTGATGCCGCCGGCCGGCTTCACGCCGACCTGCCGCCCGGTGGCGGCGCGGAAGTCGCGGACCGCCTCCAGCATCACGAGCGTCACCGGCGGGGTGGCGGCGACCGGGACCTTGCCGGTGGAGGTCTTGATGAAGTCGCCGCCGGCCAGCATGGCCAGCCAGGACGCCCGGCGCACGTTGTCGTAGGTGGCCAGCTCGCCGGTCTCCAGGATCACCTTGAGGTGGGCGTCACCACAGGCCTCCTTGGTGGCCACGATCTCGTCGTAGACCTCCTTGTAGCGGCCGGCCAGGAACGCGCCCCGGTTGATCACCATGTCGATCTCGTCGGCGCCGGCCGCGACGGCCGCCCGGGTGTCGGCGAGCTTGACCTCCAGCGGCGCCTGGCCCGACGGGAAGGCGGTCGCCACGCTGGCCAGGTGCACGCCGGAACCGCGCAGCACCTCGGCCACGTGGGGGACCATCGCGGGGTAGACGCAGACCGCGCCGACGTGCGGGCAGGACGGGTCGGCCGGGTCGGGGCGCAGCGCCTTGGCGGCGAGCGCCCGCACCTTGCCGGGGGTGTCGGCCCCCTCGAGGGTGGTCAGGTCGACCATCCGGATCGCCAGGTCGATGGCCTGGGCCTTCGCGGTGGTCTTGATGGAGCGGGTGCCGAGCTGTGCCGCCCGCTGCTCCGCGCCGACCTGGTCCACGCCGGGCAGGCCGTGCAGGAAGGTCCGCAGAGCGGTCTCGGATCGTCCCAGCTCGGAGAGCTCCGACCGGGCCGACGTCGCTGTCGCCGTCATGCCTCGAATACTACGCACCCGCGCGTCGAGTGATCTTGGTCACGGCGGGCCCGCAGCGGCGCTCGCACGTGAGCGGCGTCGCTGGTCCGCCCGCACCCGCGATGCGCCCGCCCCGCGACCGGTAGGTTGAGCGATCGTGGACGTACACGTCATTGACCACCCGCTCGCCCAGGCGCGGCTGACCGCCATGCGGGACGCCCGGACCGACTCGGCGTCGTTCCGGGCTGCGCTGCACGAACTCACCACCATGCTGGTGTACGAGGCCGCGCGCTCGTTCCCCGTCGAGAAGTACTCGATCCAGACCCCGGTCACCGCCACCGAGGGCACGCGGCTGGCGAACCCGCCGCTGCTGGTGCCGGTGCTGCGGGCCGGTCTCGGCATGGCCGACGCCGCACTCGGCCTGCTGCCCGAGTCGTCGATGGGCTTCGTCGGCCTGGCCCGCGACGAGCAGACGTACGAGCCCCGCGCGTACATGGAGTCGCTGCCCCGGGACCTCACCGGCCTGCCGGTGCTGGTGCTCGACCCGATGCTGGCCACCGGTGGCTCGCTGGAGCACTGCTGCCGGCTGCTCGCCGACCGCGGCTGCACCGACATCACCGTGCTCTGCGTGCTGGCCGCGCCGGTCGGCATCGAGCGGCTGGAGCGCTCCGGCCTGCCGCTGCGCCTGGTGACGGCGAGCATCGACGAGGGCCTGAACGACCGCATGTTCATCGTCCCGGGCCTCGGCGACGCCGGCGACCGCCAGTTCGGCGGCATGCCCCGCTTCTAACCCGACCCAGCCGTCGATCATGGAGTTGTGGCAGCGGACAAGCGTCACCTACCGCCCGCAATCCGGCGCCACCACTCCATGATCGACGCGCGGCGGGCGCGTTGGCTCCCCCGGCGTGCGGGGAGGCGCTAGCGTTCCGGGCCATGACTGGTGTTGCGCTCGCCGAAGAGCTGCTGCTGCTCGCCTATGACGACGAAACCGGCAAGGCGATCATGCCGCGGATCAGCCTGGACCTGGGCATGGCCGCCGCGGTGCTCGTCGAGCTGGCCCTGGCCGGCCGGATCGCGTACGCCGACGGGAACCTGGCGGTCCTCGACCCGGCCCCGACGGGCGAGCCGATCGCCGACGAGGTCCTCGCCCGGATCGCCGCCGACACCCCGCACACCCCGTCGTCGTGGGTGCAGCGGCTGCGGCACGGCCTGCGCGACCGGATCCTCGGCGACCTCTGCGGCCGGGGCGTGGTCCGCGACGTCGACGAGACCGAGCTGGGCTTCATCCACGTGCACCGCTACCCGGTGGCGGACGCCTCGGTGGAGGCCGACATCCGGCAGCGGCTGGCCGACGCGCTGACCGGCGGGCAGCTCCCGGACGAGCGGACCGCCGCGCTCGCCACGCTGGTCGCGGTGCTGCGGATGGAGCCGGCGCTCGGCCTGACCGGCACGGCGGCCGAGGACGCCGGCAAGCGCCTGGACGAGATCGCGGCGGGCGCCGGCTTCTCGGGCACGGTGAGCATCGACGACAGCGTCGTCCGCCCCTCGGTGAGCCTGGTGATCGCCGCCCTGGCCGAAGCGGTGGACGCCGCCCTGGGCAAGCGCCCCTGACGGCCTGGGCCCCCGGCCTCGCCCGTCGATCATGAAGTTGGCGGCAGGGAAAGCGATTGCCGACGCCGCCAACTTCATGATCACCGCCGACGTGGCGCGGGTCAGAGGCCCAGGGCGGCCGCGATCTCTCGGCGGAGGGCCGTCACCGCCGTTTGCGCTCGGTGGCGGGCCGACGGGACGTCGCCCCCGGTGACCGGTTCCACCACCTCCAGGTACGCCTTGAGCTTCGGTTCGGTGCCGGAGGGGCGGATCACCACCCGGGCGGTGTCGGTGCGCAGGATCACCACGTCCGACTCGGGGAGCAGGTCGGACACCTCGGTGACCGGGTGCCCGAGCAGCGCGGCCGGGGTGGCCGCCCGGATCCGGGTCATCATCTCGGCGATCAGGCGCAGGTCGTCCACCCGGACCGAGAGCTGATCGGTGTGGTGCACGCCGAACTCGGCGGCCAGCTCGTCGAGCCGGTCGGTCAGCGTCCGGCCCTGGGCCTTCAGGCCGGCGGCCAGCTCGGCGACGGTCAGCGCGGCCGTGATGCCGTCCTTGTCCCGGACGTGCTCCGGCGCGACGCAGTAGCCGAGCGCCTCCTCGTAGCCGAAGACCAGGGGCTCCCGGCCGCCACCGGCCCGGACGATCCACTTGAACCCGGTCAGCGTCTCGTCATAGGGCAGCCCGCGGGCCGCGGCCATGGCCCGCAGCAGGGACGAGGAGACGATCGTGGTGGCGTAGAGGCCGGTGACCCCACGCCGCATCAGGTGGTCGGCGAGCAGCGCGCCCACCTCGTCGCCGCGCAGCATCCGCCAGCTTCCGTCCGCCGGCACGGCCACCGCGCACCGGTCCGCGTCCGGGTCGTTGGCGATGGCGATGTCCGCGCCGGTGCTGCCGGCCAGCGCGACCAGCTTGTCGACCGCGCCCGGCTCCTCCGGGTTGGGGAAGTTGACCGTCGGAAAGTCGGGGTCCGGCTCGGCCTGCTCGGGCACCACGCCGGGCGTCGCGAATCCGGCACGCGCGAACGCGGCGGTCAGCACCGCGGCGCCCACCCCGTGCAACGGCGTGTACGCCACCTTCAGGTCCCGCGGGCCGGCCGGGTCGACCACGGCAGCGGCCCACTCCACGTACCCGGTGACCAGGTCGTCGCCGAGCACCTGGCCCGGCGGGCCCAGCGGCACCTCGGCCAGCGGGCCGACCGCCCGGATGGCCGCCTCGATGCCGGCGTCGGCCGGCGGCACGATCTGCGCGCCCGCGCCCAGCTCACCACCGAGCTGCGCGCCCAGGTAGACCTTGTAGCCGTTGTCCTGCGGGGGGTTGTGGCTGGCCGTCACCATCACGCCGGCCACCGCCCCGAGGTGCCGCACCGCGAAGGCCAGCACCGGGGTGGGCAGCGGGCGGGGCAGCAGCAGCGCGGGGCGACCCGCGCCGGTGGCCACCTGGGCGGTGCGCTCGGCGAAGGCCCGCGAGCCGCGCCGGGCGTCGTACCCGATCACCAGCGGGCCCTCGCCGCCCTGGGCCGCGAGCCAGCCGACGAGCCCGGCGGCGGCCTGGGTGACCACGGCGAGGTTCATGCCGTTCGGGCCGGCGCGCAGCGGGCCGCGCAGCCCGGCGGTGCCGAAGGTCAGCGGGCCGGCGAACCGGTCGGCCAGCTCGGGCGCGCTGCCCGGCAGCCCGGCGAGGACGGCGCGCAGCTCGTCCTGGTCGGCCGGGTCGGGGTCGTCGTCGAGCCAGCGCTCGGCCCGGGCGCGAAGGTCGTCAAGGTCAGTGGTGTCCGCCGCCATTGCCTCATGAAAGCATGGCGGCGGATCACCACCGGCCGTCGGCCTCGACTCAGTTGGCTCCGGTGAACTGGAACGACCGCGCCATCGCGTCGAAGATCGGCTTGCTGGCCGCGAAGTCGGCCTCGTTCGCGGTCAGGTAGAACGAGTAGACCTTGCCGTCCTGCACCACGCCGCGCCACATGCCGTGCCGCTTCGCGTCGCCGTCGCCGCAGGTGTACTCGAACTCCGCGGCGGCCTTGCCGGCGAGCGTCGGCTCGCTCATCGCCAACTGCTCGTAGGGCTTGGCGCACGACTTGCTCTTGTCGCGCAGGTTGCGGGAGGCGAACTCGGCCCAGCTGACGGACGTGCCGCTCCACTCCTCGGCGAGGATGCGCACCTTGCGGCCCTCGGTGTCCGGGTCGACGAAATCGACGAACACTCCGCCGGTCTTGCGGTCCCAGCCCTTCGGCACCTGCACGTTGACGCCCTTGACCTGCTGCGCCTGCATCTCCACCGGCGGGGCCTCGGCCGACGTCGAGGGCAGCGTGCCCACGATCGGCGGGGGCGCGTCGTCGCCGCCGCTGGTCAGCGCGATCACGCTGACCAGGAGCAGCACGGCCACGCCACCGGCGGCGGCGAGCTGGACCTTGCGCGGCCAGCTCTTGACCCGGCTGACGAGCCGGCCACCGGCACCCTTGGCCCGGCCGACCGTGCCGCCGCCGGCCGGCGGGGCACCCGGTGCCGTCGTCCACGGCTGACCGGTGCCCGGCACCGACCACTGATTGCCGCCGTGGACCGGCTGGGTGGCGTCGGCGCCACGCCCGTAGACGGGCTGGGTGGCGTCCGGGTGGCCGGTGGGGACCCGCTGGGTGGCGTCCGGCGCGGCGGTGGGACCGAGCCGCTGGGTGGCGTCCGGCGCCGCGCCCGGCCCGGACATCGCCCCGGTCGGGGTGTGCAGCGGCCCGGCCAGCGCGTCGGCGCTGGTCTCGTCGAGCGCGGCGCCACCGGCCAGCGCGGACTCCGGCCGCTCCCCGCGGCGCAGCGCGGCGAGCCGGTCGGTGAGCGACTCGCCGGGCCCGATCATCGCCCGGCCGCCGATCTGGCCGCCGGGCTTCGGTTCGGGAGTGATGATCGCCGGCGGCGTCGCCGGCCGCTGGACCGGAACCACGGCGTACGGGTCGGTGACCGAGTTGACCGCCGTGGCGGTGCTGGTCAGCGGGCCGGCGAGCAGCTCGCGCAGCATGCCCCGGGCGGTGTGCACGTCCAGGCGGCGGGCCGGGTCCTTCTCCAGCAGGCCCATCAGCACCCGGGTCAGCGGGCCGCTGCGCTGTGGAGTGGCCGGTGGGTCCTCGACCACTGCGTGCATGGTCTCGATCGGGTCGCCCTTGTCGAACGGGGGGCGCCCCTCCACGGCGGTGTAGAGCGTCACGCCGAGCGAGAAGAGGTCGCTGGGCGGGCCGAAATCCTGGCCCATGGCCCGCTCGGGGGAGATGAAGTGCGGCGAGCCGAGCACCATGCCGGGCGTGGTGAGCTGCACGTCGGTGGGCATCCGGGCCACGCCGAAGTCGGTGAGCACGCACCGGCCGTCGGTGCAGATCAGCACGTTGGCGGGCTTGACGTCGCGGTGCAGCACGCCGATGGCGTGCGCCACCTCCAGCGCGCCGAGCAGGGCGATGCCGATCTTGGCGACCGCCCGGGGCGCGACCGGCCCGTCCTCGATCACCATGTCGGCCAGGCTGCGCGCGTCCAGCAGCTCCATCACGATCCACGGGCGGCCACCCTCGGTGACCACGTCGTAGACCTGGACCACGGCGGGGTGCTGGATCGCGGCGGCGGCGCGGGCCTCGCGGAGGGTCCGCTCGTACAGCGCGTCGCGGTCGCTGGGGGCGAGCCCCGGCGGGAGGACGACCTCCTTCACGGCCACGTCGCGGCGCAGCAGGGTGTCTGTCGCGCGCCAGACCGTGCCCATGCCGCCGTTGCCCACGGGCGAGCGCAGCGAGTAGCGACCACCGATGGTGGTGCCGGGTGCTGCGCGTCCAGTGGGGGGACTTGCGGGTCCGCCGCTCCACGTCGGGATCTGAGTCACAGAAAAGCCACCGGGGGATATCGAGGGGGCTGGGACACAACCCCCCTATCTTGCTGGTTCCGACGCCCGATGCGAAACCCGACGCGGCGGACGTTTACCTACTCGACCGTATGTGGCCAGGTACTCACCTCTGGTCCAGGCACGCCGTCGTGGTGTGCGGTATCCCTCACCCAACGATCGGCGACCGCGTCCTACCATCCGGTAATGAGCGAAGCGCGGTCAAGCGAGTCGGGTTTCCCGATCAAGGGCGTCTACACGGCGGCCGACCTTCCGGAGGACCTGGACTCCCGGCTGGGCGGCCCGGGTGAGTACCCGTACACCCGCGGGGTCTACCCGACGATGTACACCTCCCGGCCGTGGACGATGCGGCAGTACGCCGGCTTCGGCACCGCCACGGAGAGCAACGCCCGCTACCACCAGCTGCTGCGCGCCGGCACCATGGGCCTCTCCGTCGCGTTCGACCTGCCCACCCAGATGGGGTACGACTCCGACGACCCGATCGCGCACGGCGAGGTGGGCAAGGTCGGTGTGGCCATCGACTCCATCGAGGACATGCGGACGCTCTTCGACGGCATCCCGCTGGACAAGGTCTCCACGTCGATGACCATCAACGCGCCCGGCTCGGTGCTGCTCCTGCTCTACCAGCTCGTGGCGGAGGAGTCCGGGGTGCCGGGCGCGGCGCTCAACGGCACCATCCAGAACGACATCCTGAAGGAGTACATCGCCCGGGGCACGTACATCTTCCCGCCGAAGCCCTCGCTGCGGCTCGTCGCCGACACCTTCGCGTACTGCCGCGCCGAGGTGCCGAAGTGGAACACCATCTCCATCTCCGGCTACCACATGGCGGAGGCCGGCGCGTCGCCCGCGCAGGAGATCGCGTTCACGCTGGCCAACGGCGTGGAGTACGTCCGGGCGGCGCTCGCCGCCGGGCTGGCCGTCGACGACTTCGCGCCCCGGCTGTCGTTCTTCTTCGTGGCCCGCACGACCCTGCTCGAGGAGGTCGCCAAGTTCCGGGCGGCCCGGCGCATCTGGGCCCGGCTCATGCGCGACGAGTTCGGGGCGAAGAACCCGAAGTCGATGATGCTGCGGTTCCACACCCAGACCGCGGGTGTGCAGCTCACCGCGCAGCAGCCGGAGGTGAACCTGGTCCGGGTGGCGGTGCAGGGCCTCGGCGCGGTCCTCGGCGGCACCCAGTCGCTGCACACCAACAGCTTCGACGAGGCGATCGCGCTGCCCACCGAGAAGGCGGCCCGGCTGGCCCTGCGCACCCAGCAGGTGCTGGCCTACGAGACGGACCTGACCGCCACCGTCGACCCGTTCGCCGGGTCGTACGTGGTGGAGGCCATGACCGCCGAGCTGGAGACGGCCGCCGACGAGCTGATGCAGCGGGTCTTCGACCACGGTTCGGCGGTCGACGCCATCGAGGCCGGCTTCCAGAAGCGGGAGATCGAGCAGTCCGCGTACCGGATCGCCCAGGAGATCGACTCGGGCGAGCGGGTGGTGGTCGGGCTCAACCGGTTCCAGATCGACGAGGAGGAGCCGTACGAGCCGCTGCGCGTGGACCCGGCCATCGAGGTCGGCCAGGCCGAGCGGCTCGCGAAGCTGCGGGCCCAGCGGGACTCCGGGGCGGTCGAGCGCGCGCTGGCCGAGCTGCGCGCCGCGGCCGAGGGCAACGCCAACGTGCTCTACCCGATGCGGGAGGCGCTGCGCGTTCGGGCCACCGTCGGTGAGGTGTGCGGGACGCTGCGCGACGTGTGGGGGATCTACCGGCCGAGCGACCGGTTCTAACTCCTCGACGGCGGCCCCGCCGGCACCCCGTCGGGTGTCGGGCGCGGGCCGCCGTCGCGTTCCCGACGGGCTCTGACCTGGGCGTACGTTCCGCAGGCGGCGTACAGTCGATGGTCTCCCCACACGCGGTGGGGCGGTGACGGCTCGGCGCGGATCCTTCCCGGGCGACGCCGCCCGGGCACCGCTCCTTCGACCGTCGGGCAGCGTGGCCGCAGCCGGCCCGCGTGTGCGGATGGGGATTGCGGGTAACCCGGTCGGGGAACGGGACGGACAGCCAGTGCGGTCGCACTCGGGGGCGGCATGTCACCGTCAGGAGTCGCCCGACAGCCGACCGTTGACGCGCAATCGCCCGACCGGCAGTTAATTGTCGCGACTAATGCGACAATTCGGAACGACGGCCCGGTATTTGGTGACCGTTGAATCGGTTACGCGTTGTAGGAGGTGTGGGGCAGATGACGGCGTTCGACCGCGATCTACCTGCTGTCCCGCAGATATTCGGGCCCTCTCACCAGGGCATTCGTGACGCTACGCGGTCCGACCGCTACGCGAAAGATGTTGCGCAGCGTCACCGCCGGAGGTCTAGGCTGTCTGCTGTTCTCCCCGATGATCCATCCATCTCTAGTGATCGAGAATTCGACGTGACGAGTGCGATGACGCTGCCCTCCGGCAGCCAGCTGGCGTCGTCCTGGCCGGAGGCGCCGACCGGGTCCCAGCCCCTGCCCCTGGAGCTCGACCATCTGCTCGCGCTGCGCGTACCCGGCCTCATCGCCACCCGCCGTCACATCCACTCCCACCCGGAGCTGTCGGGCGAAGAGTTCGAGACGGCCGCCCTGGTCCACCGTGAGCTCTCCCTCGCCGGGCTGAAGCCGCGCCTGCTGCCCAAGGGCAACGGCGTCATCTGCGACATCGACGGGCGCCCGGACGGCCCGGTGATCGCCCTCCGCGCCGACATCGACGCGCTGCCGCTGAGCGACCCGAAGGACGTGCCGTACCGGTCGACCGTCGAGGGCGTCTGCCACGCCTGCGGCCACGACGTGCACACCACCGTGATGCTCGGCGTGGGCATGCTGCTCGCCCAGCTCGCCGACCTCGGCCAGCTCGACGGCCGGGTGCGGCTCATCTTCCAGCCCGCCGAGGAGATCCTGCCCTGCGGCTCGCTGGAGGTCATCGAGGCCGGCGGCCTGGACGACGTCGTGCAGATCTTCGCGGTGCACTGCGACCCGAACCTGCCGGTCGGCAAGGTCGGCCTGCGGGTCGGCCCGATCACGGCCGCCGCCGACAACGTCACCGTGCGGCTCACCGGCCCCGGCGGGCACACCGCCCGCCCGCACCTGACCGTCGACCTGGTCGACGCGCTCGGCCGGCTGGTCACCGAGGTGCCGACCCTGGTCAGCCGCCGGGTGCCGGCCAACAGCGGGCTGCTGCTCGTGTTCGGCCACGCCTCGGCCGGCACCCGCTACAACGTCATCCCCTCCGAGGCCTGCGCCGCCGGCACCCTGCGGGTGATGGACCGGGACACCTGGGACCAGGCCCCGAAGATCGTGGCCCAGGTGGTGCGGGACGTCCTCGCACCCACCGGCGCCACCGTCGACCTCGAGTACCTGCGCGGCCGCCCGCCGGTCACCAACGACGCCCGGGCCATCGGCGTGCTCACCGCCGCCACCGCGGCCGCCCTCGGGCCCGAGGGCATCGCCGAGACGCCGCAGAGCATGGGCGGCGAGGACTTCTCCTGGTACCTGGAGCACGTGCCCGGCGCGCTCGCCCGCCTCGGCGTCGGCCGGAACGGGCCCAACGTGGACCTGCACCGGGCCTCGTTCGACGTGGACGAGCGCGCCATCCCGGTCGGCGTACGCCTCATGGTCCAGACCGCGCTGCGGGCACTGGCGGCGGCCCGCTAGGCACCGGGCCGTCCGGCGCCGCCGGGGCGCCCGGGGGCGTACGGCGACCGCGCCGACGGGCCAGGGCCAGCACGAGCCCCACCGGCACGCCGATCGCCACCACGAAGGGCAGCACCGCACCCAGCACGGTGAGCGCCACCTGCAGCGTGCCCAGGAACGCCGACCAGCCGCCGCGCAACCCGGTCAGGAAGCCGAGATCCTCTTCCTCGACCGCCGCGGCCTCCGGGCCGAGGAAGGTCACCGTGATGGTGGAGAGCGCGGTCAGGTCGTCGAGGCGCCGCTTCTTCGCCTCCAGCGAGGCGAGGTCCGCCTCCCGGCGGCCCACCTCGTTCTCCAGCGTGACCAGGTCGGTGATCGAGGTGGCCCGGGCCAGCAGGCGCCGGGCGCTGTCCACCCGCGCCCGCTGGGTGGCGATCCGGGCGTCCAGGTCGACGGTCTCCTCGGTG is from Micromonospora terminaliae and encodes:
- a CDS encoding amidohydrolase, whose product is MTSAMTLPSGSQLASSWPEAPTGSQPLPLELDHLLALRVPGLIATRRHIHSHPELSGEEFETAALVHRELSLAGLKPRLLPKGNGVICDIDGRPDGPVIALRADIDALPLSDPKDVPYRSTVEGVCHACGHDVHTTVMLGVGMLLAQLADLGQLDGRVRLIFQPAEEILPCGSLEVIEAGGLDDVVQIFAVHCDPNLPVGKVGLRVGPITAAADNVTVRLTGPGGHTARPHLTVDLVDALGRLVTEVPTLVSRRVPANSGLLLVFGHASAGTRYNVIPSEACAAGTLRVMDRDTWDQAPKIVAQVVRDVLAPTGATVDLEYLRGRPPVTNDARAIGVLTAATAAALGPEGIAETPQSMGGEDFSWYLEHVPGALARLGVGRNGPNVDLHRASFDVDERAIPVGVRLMVQTALRALAAAR
- a CDS encoding DUF4349 domain-containing protein; translation: MRIRDSRRRGLAAAGLLVVLAAGACSSDGGGTDNTGSAAQPPAVAGGDAAGGDAGARDQDAPQKAQSGAGGADLRVDQRAIIYTGTLQVRVDDVERAAREASTAVTAAGGFVGGDQRNSDSADARAELTLRVPAARFTTVLEALTRLGEQERREVRTEDVTEETVDLDARIATQRARVDSARRLLARATSITDLVTLENEVGRREADLASLEAKKRRLDDLTALSTITVTFLGPEAAAVEEEDLGFLTGLRGGWSAFLGTLQVALTVLGAVLPFVVAIGVPVGLVLALARRRGRRTPPGAPAAPDGPVPSGPPPVPAARSGP